GCAGGAACGCCTGAAAGTCCATGACCGATGGTGCGCCTCAGCTAAATTCCCATCATCAAATGTGCGGAAGTTCCATTTTTAGGCCGCCAACGACAGAGGCTGGTGCTCGCTGGCTTAACGACTGCTGCGGGTCGGCGCAATGCGCCATGAACAGAGCCAGATCCTCCCCGTATCCCATGTCTGTAACCTCAGTCAGAAGGCCGACTGAAGGTCACCACTGTCAGCAGGTTGACAAGTACCCAGGGACGACGTTAGGCGTCGTCCTTCTTCGCGACCACGGCCTCCTCCACAGGGATCGCCCCCAAGGACACCATGACTGACCACCCGACAGTGACCGCCCACACCGCTGGAGAAGCCCCCTCCACCAATCGCCGCAGCCTGCTCAAGCACCTCACCGCCACCGGTGTGGGGCTCGGCCTCAGTGGACTGGCCTCGTCCGCCCTGGCGGGCGGTGCCACTGGCCCCATGAAGATGGACCTGAACGAGAAGGCCTTCCGCGTGGGCGTCATCGGGCCCGCTGAGCTCTCCCTGATCACCAGCCAGATCGCGGTCGACCGGGCCACCCATGTGCACGCCCGGGAGTTCGCCCGCTTCGAACTGCGGGAGGCCATTGCGGTGACCACCGTGCTCAAAGAGCTCAAGACCCCAGTGCCTCCAATGGATGCCAAAGCCAAGGCGACGCTCGCACGCATTCAGTCCGCTGCCGCTGGGAAGGACTTTGATACGGCGTACATCATGGCCCAGCATGACAACCACGTCTTTTTGCAGCAACTGGCGACGGCGTATCTGGCGAATACCACGCCGAATGAACCGACGTTCCCGGAGCAGCAGGGGCGGCATCTGGCGACGCTGGCCCTGAATCAGTTCACGGAGCATGTCGAATTGACGGCGCGAATCCTCAAGGAATTGAGTTATTGACCGTCGCCGGAGTTGACCACAGGCGTTCACAGCAGGCGGTCGTGCACCTCCATCCAGGGCGCCCTGGCACGGGTGGCCCACCAGGCGGACGAGGCCGCTGACCGGCAAGTGGCGGCGGACTGGGGCGCGCTGACCAAGGGGGGCAAATGGCTGCCCGCCCACTGCTGGAGCCCCAGAGCCGGCAGGTGCCGACCCTCCCGGACATCTCGGACTGGGTCACCCTGAGTCCCCAGGAACGCCAGCAGTTGGCCCTGGCTGGTGAGGTGTGCGCGGCCGTGCTCGGCCTGACCATTCATGAACCGCTGAACCTGAAACCCGGTTCAGTTCCGGCGATCACGTCCGCCGGCCTGCGCCAGCTGAAGGGGCTTTCTGATCCTGTCCCGATCGTTCCCCAGCCCTCTCGCCACGAATCACCGCACGGATCCGTCCGTCACACCAGCATCTCATCTGAATTTCAAGTGAGCGACAGGTGTCTAGCCTGTCGACTGGTTCTGCGTTTCAACGTTCCCCAGTATACGCGAGGCCGCACGGTCCACCTCCTGCCGTCGGAGGCGCCCCGCCGGGCAAGGCTCAAGAAGTCTTGGCGTGATCGGGCGCCTTGCCACACGGCACGCCCCGACTGTAAGGGATGACTTCGCCCACGCCCGCTACCCCGCCCGCCTCACAGGGCCGCTCCAGTTCTTCGTTCCACCACATCCGGCGCGGCCAGGGCAAGCCGCTGCTGTTGATCCATGGGCTGGGCAGTTCCTGGCAGACCTGGGCGCCGATCCTGGCCGGACTCGAAGCGCAGCGTGAGGTGATCGCCGTCGATCTGCCCGGCTTCGGCCACACGCCCCCGCTGCCCGGTGCAGTGACCATCGCCACGCTCGCCGACGCGCTGACTGATTTTCTGACGCGGGAGAACCTCCTGGGCATCGACGCCGTGGGCACCTCGATGGGCGCCCGACTGGTGCTGGAACTCGCGCGGCGCGGGGGCGTCCTGGGAGCAGTGGTATCGCTGGATCCGGGCGGGTTCTGGCAGGGCTGGGAACGGGGCTTCTTCTACAGCACGGTGGCCGCGTCCATCCGGCTGATCCGTGCGCTTCAGCCGGCCATGCCCGCCCTGACGGCGTCGCCCGTCGGCCGCAGCGCCTTGTTCGCCCAGTTTTCCTCGCATCCCTGGGCCCTGGCGCCGGAACTCACCCTGACGGAAATGAGGAGCTTCGCCGCCTCGCCTTCCACCGACGAACTGCTGCACAACCTGGCGTTTGGCGAGGCGCAGCAGGGTGTGCCCAGGGGACGGTTGGAGCACCCTCTGGTGATCGGCTGGGGCCGCTGGGACCGGGTGTGTCTGCCGGTACAGGCATC
This region of Deinococcus metalli genomic DNA includes:
- a CDS encoding DUF4142 domain-containing protein, which codes for MTDHPTVTAHTAGEAPSTNRRSLLKHLTATGVGLGLSGLASSALAGGATGPMKMDLNEKAFRVGVIGPAELSLITSQIAVDRATHVHAREFARFELREAIAVTTVLKELKTPVPPMDAKAKATLARIQSAAAGKDFDTAYIMAQHDNHVFLQQLATAYLANTTPNEPTFPEQQGRHLATLALNQFTEHVELTARILKELSY
- a CDS encoding alpha/beta fold hydrolase; amino-acid sequence: MTSPTPATPPASQGRSSSSFHHIRRGQGKPLLLIHGLGSSWQTWAPILAGLEAQREVIAVDLPGFGHTPPLPGAVTIATLADALTDFLTRENLLGIDAVGTSMGARLVLELARRGGVLGAVVSLDPGGFWQGWERGFFYSTVAASIRLIRALQPAMPALTASPVGRSALFAQFSSHPWALAPELTLTEMRSFAASPSTDELLHNLAFGEAQQGVPRGRLEHPLVIGWGRWDRVCLPVQASRAQELFPDAHLQWFDHSGHFPHWDMPAQTLRLILDTTA